Below is a genomic region from Neorhizobium galegae.
ATGCATCGGCAGGATCAGCGACGAGCGCAGCCGTTGCACCACCCGACTCATGCTGTCCGCCCCCATCGTCAGGCCGCCGTCGACCGGCACCATCAGGATGTCGAGGCGGCCGATCTCGGTATACTGGGCCTCGTTCAGCTCGAAATGCAGATGGCCGAGATGGCCGATGCACAGGCCCGCAACCTCGAAGATGAAGATCGAATTGCCGTTTTCCTCGATGCCGCCGCCCCAGTTGCGGATATCCGACATGACATTGCGGATGTAGACGTCCCCCACCATCAGCTTGTGCTGGATCTTTTCGCCCGGCACCTCACCCCAGCCATGCAGGACATGCTTGATCCCGGAATCGGGGCTGAGTGTAAAATGGGTGGAATGCGCCTTGTTCATGGTCGCGACGTCAGGCAGGCGCGACGGCCGGTAGGCGCCGCTATAGTCGGTGGCGATGCCGATCCCTTCAGGCGTTTCGATGAAATAGGTGGAATGGCCGACAAAGGTGATCTTCACCTCTTCCCTCTCGGCCAGCGCCAGATTCCTCCTCGCCTGGGCGAACTGCAGGCCCGAGGGATTGAAGCTCGCAAAGGTGACACCGGGCAGCTTCTGGGCGATCGCCTGGCATTGGCTGACGGGCAGGCCATCCTGAGCGAACGCGGCCCAGGCGGAGAGAAGGAGGCCGGAAAGACCGAGTGCGAGAGCCCGTAGCATCATGCTGATCCCAAAGAACTGCGTTCATGCTCATTCCCGGCGAAAACATGCGGCAATGCGAAAGGCCGGTCCAGCCGCAATCGCGAAGGCCGGCCTCACAATTCTGTCATTGGTCGAGGTCATGGAATTGATTATTGAGAAGCGGGGGCAGCGCCCGACATGAGCTCGCCGGCCTCCGGTCGGAAGCGCAAGAGGATATTTCCATGAAGCATGACGTTGAGATCAAGACCAAGGACGGCACGGCCAAGGCCGCCGTCATCAAGCCTGCGAACGGCGCGGCAACGGACAAGGGCGTCATCCTCTACATGGATGCCTTCGGGCCTCGCGAAGCGCTCTACTGGATGGGCCAGCGCATCGCCGATGCCGGTTACACCGTGCTCGTTCCCGACCTCTATTACCGCTCCGGCGAATATGGCCCGTTCATCGCCCGGACCGCCTTCAGCGAGGAAAGTACCAAAACCCGGATCAGGGCGATGATGCAGACAGCCACCCAGGCACTGACGGCGCAGGACGGCGCCGCCTTCATCGAAGCGCTGGAAGCCGAAGGTGTCACCGGTGCGATCGGAACGGTCGGCTACTGCATGGGCGGGGCACGCGCGATCACCGCAGCGGCCCACTATCCGGAGCGCATCAAGGCGGCAGCAAGCTTCCACGGCGGCAATCTCGCAAGCGAGGCGCAGGACAGCCCGCACAGGCTGGCGGACAGGATCAAGGCCCGCGTCTATGTCGGCGTTGCCGGCGTCGACAACAGCTTTCCGCCGGAACAGTCAGCCCGCTTCGCGGAAGCTTTTCGCATCGGCGGCGTCGATCATGCGGTCGAAAACTATGTCGGCATGGCGCATGGCTGGGCGGTGCCGGACCACAGCGTCTACGACAAGGACGGTTCCGAGCGCCACTTCAAGCGTCTGCTGACCCTGTTCGAAGAGACCCTCTGAAACGACCCCTCCGAAACGACGAAGGGGCGGCTTTGGGCCGCCCCTGATCTCATTGAACGTCTAGCATTCAGGTCACTGCCGCAGCATCACCCAAACAGGGATTGCGCGGCATCCGGCTTACTTCCGGCGCTCGAAATTGCTGCTGTTGGCCAGTTTCGGCTTGTCCTTCTTCTTGAAAGGCTTGTCGTCCTTCTTGAAGGGCTGGGCGTCCTTGCGGAACGGCTTGGCATCCTTGCTGAAGGGCTTTCCGTCGCGTGCCTCGGCTGCCTTGGGGCCACCAGGGCCTGCCGCGTTGGACGTATTCTTCCGCGGCTTGCCCTTCGCCCAGTCATCGCCGTGAGGCTCTTTCGGACGGTCGTCATAGGACTTCTTGACATAGGGCTTGGCCGGCGCCGGTCTGCTGAGGTCCGGCGCGCTGGTCAGCCGGGTGACGCGGATGCCGCGCTCCAGCGCCTTGTCCTTGCCGACCGCCTGCATGAAGGCGTCGGCGTGATCGGCGGCGATCTCGACGAAGGTTTCGTCCTGCTGCATCTTGATCGCGCCGATCTCGCGCTTGGTGACGTTGCCGTTGCGGCAGAGCATCGGGATCAGCCAGCGCGGCTCGGCATTCTGCTTGCGGCCGACCGACAGGGAGAACCACACGGCGGGGCCGAACTCGTCGCGCGACGGGCGCGGCGTCATCGGGAAATCGCCCTGCTCGCCGGTCCGCTCACGCGGCTTGCGG
It encodes:
- a CDS encoding MBL fold metallo-hydrolase; amino-acid sequence: MMLRALALGLSGLLLSAWAAFAQDGLPVSQCQAIAQKLPGVTFASFNPSGLQFAQARRNLALAEREEVKITFVGHSTYFIETPEGIGIATDYSGAYRPSRLPDVATMNKAHSTHFTLSPDSGIKHVLHGWGEVPGEKIQHKLMVGDVYIRNVMSDIRNWGGGIEENGNSIFIFEVAGLCIGHLGHLHFELNEAQYTEIGRLDILMVPVDGGLTMGADSMSRVVQRLRSSLILPMHRWGPPLDNFIAMFDAKFDIAYAKEPTIRVSMRSLPKKPTILVPQGL
- a CDS encoding dienelactone hydrolase family protein, producing MKHDVEIKTKDGTAKAAVIKPANGAATDKGVILYMDAFGPREALYWMGQRIADAGYTVLVPDLYYRSGEYGPFIARTAFSEESTKTRIRAMMQTATQALTAQDGAAFIEALEAEGVTGAIGTVGYCMGGARAITAAAHYPERIKAAASFHGGNLASEAQDSPHRLADRIKARVYVGVAGVDNSFPPEQSARFAEAFRIGGVDHAVENYVGMAHGWAVPDHSVYDKDGSERHFKRLLTLFEETL